The following DNA comes from Mya arenaria isolate MELC-2E11 chromosome 11, ASM2691426v1.
AATGAGGGAAAGGACCAGTTTCACTTCaagaacaataacaataaatggttGGCCGGGATGGTTTGTGGGGGTAGTGAAATTAGAAAAGAGAGTATTTGCTTGAAACTCTATGGTCACTGCAGCATCGATTATATTGGAAAGGGCATTCATCAAATGTCAATCAAACATAAATTCCATCACAAGTTGTTTAATCAATTGAAAAGCGTTTTACAGGTAGTACACTTGTGTGTAAGGGTGGTTTTATTTGCACAGCCCACATCAGTTTCCGATATaagatataattttgaacagGTTCGTACCAAAATGCCATATCATCggtaaaaatgaataaaaaatgaaatggtggttttattatcaaatctttaatatttgttttatttgtttgactttgGATAAGATTTCAATATAAAAGCTTATCAGACGGCGAACACTGAAACTGCAGGAATTTAAAGGCAATGTCAAAGAGAAAGGCTTGacgcctttttaagtatttgattttcttatGTTGGAACATAACTTAAATACCACTCAGATAAGCCATGGTCCAGAATCTCAGTTTTCAATGATTCAACTCTTCACATTttcttgttgtttatatatattaaaactttaaaaaattgaGTATAAAATTGgggttaataaaaaaaaaagcattataaCAAAGTAATCcaactttaatatataatttgaagAACGCTTTAACACTAATTATAAGCACTAAGTCATCcaattgacattttaaaataacaactgAAAAAAACTGGCATTATTTCTGGGTTTTTTTCTTATAGCCCTGCAGACAATGATTTGGgactattttaattatatatatatatttttatttcatttatattatttatttaattttttgagGGAGGGGGAGTAGAGGGGGTAAACTCTAGCCTCAATTGTgagtataattatgttcttgtttccaaaaaatgatatgatttttttcatcttgattaatttcattatacAAGATCAGAATAAAATAATCCTGttcagtacatatatataaacattagaaGCCTAGTGCTAATAGTCCATTTGTATCACCACTTAATGTCTGAGcactttggaaaaaaaagataaaataaggTTTTCGTTTATAAGGAAAGAATAAAGTTAATCTCCTTGTTATAAAATCAACTCCCAGGAAGTTTTATGAGTACTCTTTATGTTTGACGGAAAAAATAACCATGTTTCTTAAGTATTTCAAGTGGAAGAAGTCTATTTGTAAgataaaacattcatattacCCCATTTATATGAGAAGATGTACCCCAGGGGCAAATACCCACTGGCTGATTTGCCCTTGTAGGTATGGTTGCCCCAGGGGCAAACAGgtgcacatacacacatatacccATTGGCAGATTAACTCTTGAGGGTATGGTTGTCCCAGGGGCAACATGTGCACATACACAGAAAATACCAACTAGCAGATTTGCCCTGTTGGGTATGGTTGCCCTTGCACACATACAGACAAATATCAACTGGCAGATTTGCCCTGGTTGGTAAGGTTGCCCCAGGGGCAACATGTGCATATACACAAATACTCACTGGCAGATTTGCCCTTGAGGGTGTGGGTGCCCCAAGGTCAACATGtgcatatacaaacaaatgacCACTGAAAGATTTGCCCTTGTGGGTATGGTTGCCCCCGGGGCAAATGTTGGCCATATAAATGGggtatatgatataaaaaaaatcaataaatttgtctttttttaagaGTTCAAAACTATGGTTGGTTAAGAACCAATAAGTAACCAGCTTTAAAACATCAACAGCCAATCTTAGGATAGTCTACTAGTCTAGAAATAGTTTTTAAGTGCAGCTGTTTTACATTCTTTTTCTGTTCCATTTAATGCTTCTATCAAAGGTTGACGGGGATTTTCACATAGAACTTGTTCAGATATTACGTAAGTTGTCTAATTGACAGGTAATTAACGGTTTAGGCCTAAAAtcttaattttcgaacagaaatatgaaaatctacaatctgattttttgtcagcagtcttgaatcattggtttgcagatatttacgcaaaaatttgatctttccaagacaaaatagtaaaaaaagttgtaaaatgttATATCAGTGAGAATGAACATTTAAAGTGTTAATTCTCAGGGGGGTTGGGGGTTCAGGAACAatatctagtccgaaatggtgcattgtaggtgtatgttatatatgttattacttATAGTAATCATGAACGAGCTTGGGGGGGCGAGGGGGGGAGGGCGCCAGgtccaatttttgtgaaaatctcTCTTTGAGATTAAAAATTATGTGGAAAAAATATCCTCTGCAATCAAATATGGTTCAAagatttctttcaatttttaatgtcagttttaaagaaaaaaatatatcagtattataAGTCTATAatttttttgactgaaaactaATATATTGAACATGTCATATGGATCTGTTCCACTAACCTAAAAAAGAGCAATATTTCTGTCGCTCTAATAAAATTTTAACCTTAAGTTCAATTTTAACCTCCAAGTtagatttattgttttgatttcaaaaaCCTGCTATCAATATTAAACTGAGAGTTTCAAGGCAGTAGATGTATTGGAAACTGCTTGAAAATGTGTGATCattatgaaatacaatattattatactttCCCAATAAGATTTTTAATAAGAAGATAATCTAAGAATAAAGAATTCAATGGAATAAGACACCTCAACAGTCTTTGAAGTGCAACCCATAGCAGGTTTCTCACACCAGATATTAATAGCATCAATGATATCTGGATAAATGTCTTAATAAtaatctaaataaataaattaatcagattaaaactaataaaatacatttaaatggcctgacatttcaaattttatgtatAGTTTCTTAATGTATGTGAACTGTGGCAGGGGTGGGGATGGGGGGAATTTCTGTATGAAATGTCACATATTTGcttcataaacattaaaaaatgtcttgatgatagttttcaatgtttaaccCTGTTTCACGGTTATACTAAATTGTTCTTGTGGGATATGGAATGGCTGGGATCGGGGTTGAACTGTGATCAGGATGGAGGTCATGCGAAATGGTTTTCTGAATTTGCTTCACGAAAGAAAGTCACACAAAATTCAATGTTTAAAGATCATTCTCATTTAAAAACCTTAGATTTTCTTCAATGGAACcataaaaacgtttgttttaagaaaatgactcaTTGTGTCACCAAAATTAGGTTTTTAcgacaaatgttgttgtttttaactgcGATATACAAGGCTAGACTGCactaaaatttaccacaataaattcATTCAATAGATCTATGCTTATAGAAGTTTGTATAGCCCATTTCGCAACCCTTATTGCTACAGTTCCTTGCGTAGGTTTTTATGCTACTCTTACTTGTAACACTCACCTGAGCCTGCGATGCGCATGGAGCGTTGCCTTGTACACTGTCGTACACATGGTCGAATGTGAAGTCGCGGGCACGTGCACGAGCTGTATCACCAAACTCTGGAACTCCACGGACCTGAAAAgaggaaaaaatatttcataagtgAATGAAACCCTACCCAACCCAACCCCTACCAAAAcggatataaaaaaatactaggAATTACATTCACTTACGGAGTATCATTGGGATGAAATATCTaccatattaaatatttacttcgaattgaaaacaattgttacacTTTCGAAAAATTATTTTGAGAAGTTGTGTACTTTTCACATTGCctgctatatatatatcaattgcAGAAAAATCTGAATGGCAAAATTTTCCGCAGATGGAGCATTTAagggacatttttttttatttgtaaattcaaaGGGTAAAGATGATGCCTGAAATTTGGGATTTCGCCCAATAGTTGGTGACTACATGGATTATGATAATGGGTCAAATTTCACAGATCATTTACGGAGGCATGGTTTATTTGTCAAGTGACTTAaatagtttgtaaacaaattgattTATCATATCTGTACTTTAAAAGGTAAGgccatttaaacatttaattcaattttctCTAAAGGTGTCAAGTTTCCTTAATTATGAGGTCACAATTTGTAAAGAATACCCTTTGAAAAAAAGGCGTGGGGCAAATGCCACCTATTATTTTTCGAGTTTTTAATTCCAATCACTTGGGTTTGaagtaatatttcaaaaacctTCTCAGACTGTCACTCACATGTAGTtccttttaaaagtattttaaccaCTTGCAATGTACTCACATTTAGAAATTACAGCTATATCTATGAGTTTCAAATACTCCTTCGTGGACAAGCTATCAAGGGCTATTTTAGTCATGGACAATCTATCGAGGGCTAAGTGACAAGGACAAGCTATTAAGGGTGTAACCCCATTGAGTACCAAACACGCCTTCATGGACAAGCTATCGAGGGCTATTTTAGTCATGGACAATCTATCGAGGGCTAAGTGACAAGGACAAGCTATTGAGGGTGTAACCCCATTGAGTACCAAACACTCCTTCATGGACAATCTATCGAGGGCTAATTAAGTCATGGACAAGCTATCGAGGATGTAACCGCCTTGAGTACCAAATACTCCTTCATGGACTAGCTATCGAGGGCTATTTTAGTCATGGACAATCTATTTAGGGATAAGTCTTGGACATTAGCTATCGCGGGTGTAACCGCCTTGAGTACCAAATACTCCTTCATGAACAAGCTATCGTGGGCTATTTTAGTCATGGACAATCTATCGAGGGCTAAGTCATGGACAAGTTATCGAGGGTGTAACCGCCTTCCGTAACAAATACTCCTTCATGGACAAGCTATCGTGGGCTATTTTAGTCATGGACAATCTATAGAGGGCTAAGTCATGGACAAAATATCGAGGTTGTAACTGCCTTGAGTACCAATTACTATTTTATGGACAAGCTATCGAGGGCTATTTTAGTCATGGACAATCTATCAGGGGCTAAGTCATGGACAATTTAAGCTATCAAGGTTGTAACTGCCTTGAATACCATCTACTCCTTCATTGACAAGCTATTGTGGGCTAATTAAGTCATGGACAAGCTATCGAGATGTTTACCGCCTTCAGTACTAAATACTCCTTCATGGACAAGCTATCGAGGGTGTAACCGCCTTGagtaccgtaattcacctaagagttcggacactctaaatattcggacacccataattattttccaaaataatttattttgcgtacctaattttcggacacccaaaggacatcaatcataacttttacaattaccaagtttcacagacgaagattattgatttttatctttacaatgcctggctagattacctaaccgtatacaccactgtgacaagttaaggaagtgtgatatatttattggaggattaaagaaacaacaagggcaatcaagggattaagaaaacatagacaagacatgtttgtaaaacgatctgccaataaactttcaaactagTACCACACTTAAAGACTGTATGAAGCAATAattgtacagttatacattaatcctgcatagcaatgtccatgctctccacgagatcctcgtgggtataactgtaagttgtgtgacgtcacacagtgtgactctttgatctgaagccgatagaatgtgtttattcagatcatgtataaaatggtgttttaattaacttgatgaaggatttacacttataggcgtaataaataagtttatgaccattgattactacggataaattaataagtggtaaaatgcaaacatgaagaaaaaaggcaggttaaacaaacatgtgaataaaatgtaaaaatggtaattttctatgtattcggacagcgaaaaaaataattaatttaaggtgtccgaactcttaggtgaattacggtactAAATACTCCTTTTTCTTAGAGTTCTCAATAAGTTTaggttgaactgtctcaaatggTAAAATAACCGTAACGCTACTACTTAAtctaattataaataattcacaaaatattaaccagccaaatcgcaaTTTGAGCCGCCCATTTTGACCAGCAGCCGGGTCTTATCGAGTACTCTGTAAAGGACCCTTAGTTACTGCATACCAAATAGGGCGTTTCAATGTCAATAAACAAGTGATTTATCAGTTCTGAGTACTCCATAAAAGACCCATGAATACTCAGCTTACCCCAAAAAAAGTTTCAatcctaatatatatattatatatatacacaggTGATTTATCAGTTTCGAGTACTCTGTAAAAGACTCTTTAATACTGATAACCAAAAACTGGGGTTTCTGAGTGTCAATAAACAAGAACACCAAACACCAAAAGAGGTTTTTATAAACCAAACtgtaattttcaagtttaatcaaggCATGTGATGTATATGCACgtcaaatatttattgactCTATTACGTGGGAGATTTAAAGCACATCCATGTTCTTCCCGCCCCATATTAATTTTGTCATATACTTTTGACATATTGCCCAAtatgtgaaaacaaaacaaacatgaaaatcCGCAGGTACCTTTTAATGCTTAAAAAGATGGTTTAAggccattttatcaaataacaaatcttccttaaaacaaacattttcacatgataaactattttatggtaCTTCATCTGTATAAAACTGACCTCCCACTTAAGGCATAGCTCAATTTTATCATTCTGAGCTATATCaagtttttaattcaatatttaccCCGATCCTATATAGGTCTATTACCAGAGTTTGTAAAGCATGAAATCATTagaaaaacactttcaaatggCGTTAAAGAAGTTATGCAAAGTTGACACCAGTTTTTTTCtcatgaaattattaaaatacctTAATATTTTCGATCCGGACTACATTTTCTTTGACCTGAACGATTTCTTGGCTGCCATCCTCTTGTTCtctgaaagaaaacaaatgaagaaatataattataagttgCGCACATCTGATTACAAACAATTGTTTAGAACTAGATTGTGAGCAATAATGAGTTTTGAGACTTAAGATGCGCTAGCTGATTTTAGGGCTGGGGGAGCATCCCCGCCCCCAAAAATCGTCCAAGACAACCTTTTAATTCAATACATGCATGAAATCAATACTTAGgagaagaaatatatatattaaatatgatcCAAATGCATCACTTTGGACTAAAAATTGATCaaattttcttcattttcttcagGGAGTAAccatcacccccccccccaccgctGCCAGCTTTGTAAAccaaataaattcaaataaactttaGTTCTCATGGAGGAGACGAGCATGTCAAAAGGATGTCAAATGGTTACGACCCTAAGTTATGCAGCCCCCACTAATGTCAAATCCTGGATATGCCCCAGAAATGAGTCTTATAGTGTGCTGACTGTCACCCCAACCCCTTTATCTGCTTTACCGGAATGCAGtactaaaaatgaataaaatataaaaacataaacaaatgactATAATTAAGAATGGTCCctaataaagctgcactctcacagattcacgttttgacaactttttaattttttgtcttggacggccaatttttgcgaaaatctatgaaaaccagttatataagactgctgacaaaatattggatagcagatttttatattttagttcagaaattgatgttttatgcattttcttaaatcgttagtaacactttaaaccataaaacattaattttcgaacggaaatatatgaaaatctgcgatctgatcttttgtcagcaatcttttgtcattggtttgcagatatttaattACGCAATAAatgcactttccaagacaaaaaataagttgtaaaaacggtatatcagtcacagtgcagctttaacggcAAGATTTCAATATTTCACTATTATTACTTGACTCAATTTTTAAGCTATACTTAATACttgacatttaatatttcagtgGTATAACTTGACTTTCAATATTTGAATTCTCACTATGACCAGCCAATACAACTGTACTAGAATATCAGAGACAGTTCTTTTCACAATTACGGCGTTTAAATTACAGATTCCAAAGAATAGCAAAATGACTAATTGAAAAGCGATATTGACAATCCTgtccatttaaatatttgaattgttttaaactttgaaacaCAGCACACATGTACAAACCCTTAACTTTCTAACGGAActattaataatacaatcaagTTTATGAACGCGGAACAGTgaaatttacaattaaaaaacatcCTAATTAAAcgaattaaattgaaaattacatacaaatataactctcccaattttttttaaaaataacttataaggttaaattacttaattttaaaaatatcataccttttaacacacattttttttaaatattgttctataataataataaaaaaataataattataataataataatgttaaaaaatagttttaatggATTTTAACATGCAACCAGCATCTTTTAAGGATTTGCACACTCTGTAAAATACACAAGCTTGTTAACagaatattttgtaataaatgcaGCCAAGTacgtacatacatgtacatacagaaTTGTccttatgtatatgtttatgtacatCTCGAAATTTCAAGTTGCAaatctttttttgcaaatgatcTAAGtacttatgtttatttttcttaaagagattcacaacaaacatgtatattcattCAATCATGTATATGTGTACTTTGATGTAAATATCTTATACAGATTTAGCATGCGGTTTTTGAGGCTTGCTGAATAAACCCAGTAGTTAACTTTAAACTTACTTGTTACTTAGTGGTCGAACTCTGACTGCAACACGAATATTTGACATTGCTATCCAGTATCATACATTTTGTAGTTAAAATCCTTGCGAATACACTAAAATATCCATCATTCAAGTATGCCTAAGTTTACACTCTGATTCACAACACACAACTGTCAATATACGCTATAACTAGTACGGTGTAGTATTTAGGCTGCACGCGCGGCTGggataaacacatttattttataggGTTATCCGATACAGAAATGTGATAAACAATGTCAACATAAACCAATAAACAAGTCagaaattaaatttttaattaatatatcgTTTTTACGACTACCAAAAGAAAACTTAACGGAGTTAAAATTCCGATATGTAATTTATGAATTAACCCTTAGGTGGTATAACCCATTATTCTTCCTACATGTGTGTTGGACTGTGCTATGTAAATGGCGGGAAAAGCAAATCATCACGTGCATTTCTTGTTAATGATGTCcagaataaataatatttcaacgAATGATTCCGCTGCACAATAACTAttgatgttaataataataatttaataagaaaacTTTGATTAAAGTCATTGTTCAAACCCAAACTATaagtttaaagggactagacaccagatgatacgtTTGCaagagaaaatgaaaattgtcaacaaCTTACTTAAAATCGACATTGTTGTGTTCAACTCATTGAATTTTACTCActaatgtatcacatcgcttacaatACATGCAcagtttaaagggactagacaccagatgatacgtTTGCaagagaaaatgaaaattgtcaaaaacttacataaaatcgACATTGTTGTTTTCAACGCATTAAATTTTACtcactgatgtatcacatcgtttacaacacatgcatctttcgacgtttttgcgcattttccaTTTCGAAATTTACTacggttgtctaccacgtaattcaaagtaagttttaaaataGCGTCATTATATTTATCTGAACACatgaacatatataatttaaactgggaaaccgtTTTGCGctttttaaacggggaaacacaGAAGGGAATGTATAAGACGACTTTTGGACCATCCcaggtgtctagtccctttaatgtccGGAATGTTATGCATGAGGCCACGGCCATATTAACCATATGTCCGGGATGAGGCTGTTACTCTTCGCCATAAGTACGCGGTATTCAATGGCCTTTTAAGGGGTACTCCGTCTCGGGACGATGGAAGTACGCGGGTACACGGTATTCAATGGCCTTTTAAGGGGTACTCCGTCTCGGGACGATGGAAGTACGCGGGTACACGGTATTCAATGGCCTTTTAAGGGGTACTCCGTCCCGGGACGATGGAAGAACGCGGGAACACGGTATTAATGGCCTTTTAAGGGGTACTCCGTCCCGGGACGATGGAAGAACGCGGGTACACGGTATTAATGGCCTTTTAAGGGGTACTCCGTCCCGGGACGATGGAAGAACGCGGGTACACGGTATTCAATGGCCTTTTAAGGGGTACTCCGTCCCGGGACGATGGAAGAACGCGGGAACACGGTATTAATGGCCTTTTAAGGGGTACTCCGTCCCGGGACGATGGAAGAACGCGGGAACACGGTATTCAATGGCCTTTTAAGGGGTACTCCGTCTCGGGACGATGGAAGTACTAGGAAAGTCTCGGGACGATGGAAGTACGCGGGTACACGGTATTCAATGGCATTTTAAGGGGTACTCCGTCTCGGGACGATG
Coding sequences within:
- the LOC128208777 gene encoding kinesin-like protein K39 is translated as MSNIRVAVRVRPLSNKEQEDGSQEIVQVKENVVRIENIKVRGVPEFGDTARARARDFTFDHVYDSVQGNAPCASQAQVFNDLGAQVLHNAFGGFNACVFAYGQTGSGKTHTMMGYPASSQSSLNEAGTGTSV